TGCCCTTATCCTGTGTCAGTGATCAGGAAATATCCTGCGCATTGAGTTATATAATCGGTGTTATAAGCAGTGCCATATCGTATAATATGAGCTGTGGTATAAGACTTACCCGCTGTACAAATCATCTGTGGAATGGGATAGTATGGTCCTgttgatttttgtttaattgaCAAAAATACTATGACAAAACATAAGACTGACCATGCACGAACTGTGACCGGGTCCCTTGagtaagacacttcactcacatttaTAACTCCAATATTTACAGTGGATTTGAcagctcaaccagtgatgttaatgtcgagagtgggatttgaaacTTCAACCTTCAGAGGACAAATACCATTAGTATACACATTACCCTGCAATACTGACTTTGGATCTCACGCCAAAATGCATAACATAATTTAGACTtacggttgtcaaaagtaccaaaaagtatcaaaaatctgatactaattactactaaaactagtatcaaaactagatacttatttgagcaagaactgatacaaaaaagtcacatgaacaggacagaaatgaacctttcctgaatagctttagaaagattttgaactgtatcagaacaagtataagacacatagactagtatacacccgtggaccactatggaaccttcctggacgacagagggattacacagatataagaccacatggtaatataacagAAAGTACTGCCGTTTAATGTTTAAAACGACATTCTGACATACATTATTCTGCAATATTAACTTTAGGTctcacacatagactgtatataaaaatggacatagctaacccactagctgccatgttccaaacaggaagtgatcatgggcgctctTCTGTCTCCATCgtctctgactccaattcactttacattggaaaactgtcgcccctctctctgtaactgctgcagtgagcctcggcaatttggtcttaaaatgtttgaattaacccgctctacatgatcctggttatTTTGCTATTctgttcataaatcaagatatgaacatcaataacaaacaaatcaggcactttctttcACTGAGGTCACTCtcgctagcgttaacaacaggtttgattgacggtgttgctaagcgcctgctctgtGCCAAACCAGTGGACGTTACCTTCAAatgcttcactccagattggctctttggttgctttgatacttggggtcagaattctaaatctagaactcagctccaaatgtgCCTCTATAACCACTaacctcgacgagcttcatttgactgtagaCGAACGCTATTGACgttacactcccttagtccacttctaccATAACATGCTCTGGGCTTTGAACTTGTCTTAGTGCATAGTTTACATAAAGAGTTTTATCATGAAGGGatagaataaaaacacatttgtctttTGTAAATATTACTATACTAAGAGTAAACTGCAAGCATCtgatgactttttcaaatggcacttatctgtttttgcaaatgtatGTTTCACATGTATTTGTTGCACTCTGCTTTCATCTCGGGGCCACTCCTCTCAAATGTCTGTATGATGTTATTCAAACACTGAAGAGGGAGTAATGGATACGTCTCTATTTATAGCCCAGCCACCTGTCATGGTTTGTTGGAAGCTTACTACAGTCTGTCCTGGCCTGCGTGTGTCGATGAAAAATGTCCACATGACTTCCAAATTTAGATATGACACACAAATAGATACAGAGGATTAGAGCAATGTCCTTAAGAGCAGTGTGCAGGGATTTACccatgtatatatttatgttctGTCTATTTTAATGATTCAAGAGAGTTCTAAAAATAGCCACACATCTGCttacaatgaaaaataaataagaacaaGTTGAACTTTACTTAACACTATTAGAATTGCCTTGTCTGCTTTAATTATAGACATGCAGTAAAACAATGGTTTGAAACGGGTACACTAAACAGACACAGGTTgtgacaagtttttttttttcctattcattCTACAGAGGTATAAAACGTAAATAAGTAAAAGTGCTTAACTGAGGGAACTGAGggacaaacatgttttaaagtacTCACTAAATTTACAGTAAATTAATGTCATGCACATAGTACAAATATTGACTGAAGGATTGTGCTGATGtcgtcaaaccaggactaaaccaggtctaaaccaggactaaaccaggactaaaccaggtctaaacccagtctgaatcagaactaaactaggtctaaaacaagtctaaatcaggactaaactattattaaaccaggtctaaatcaggacacaCTAGTATTAATTATTATCTATGttgtgatttgttgtattgtgatttaatgtattttttattctgtaaagcactttgaattaccttgtgtataaattgtgctacacaaataaacctgccttgcctattaaaccaggtctaaaccaggtcaaaactagTATTAAACCAACTCTAAATCctgcctaaaccaggactaaatcatttctaaaccagtactaaaccaggtctaatccaagtctaaactatgtctaaaccagatgtaaaccatatctaaactaggtctagatcaggtctaaatcagaactaaactagtattcaaccaggactaaaccaggtctaaaccatggtcCAAATCCtccctaaatcaggactaaaccagatttaaaccaggacaaaaacagctCTAAACTGGGTTTAAACTAGAAATAAACTAGGTCTacataaagactaaaccaggtctaaacccggtctaaagcaggtctaaaccaggtctaaaccaggtctaaacccagacttTTCCAGGTTGACGGAAGAGGCAGATGACATGCAAGAGTTAGGGATTTTTGTTATGCAAAGATAAACAACTGTGCCGTGATCAGTATTAGTAGTTATAGATGGTAAAAGTGGTATAGAAAAAGTACATAaattattattctgttttttcaggCTTCCATGGTTCGGAGATGTGGAACCCAAACACCCCTCTTAGTGAAGACTGCCTATACCTAAATGTGTGGACCCCTCGTGTAAAAACATCCCAGCCCCAGCCCCTAGCCCCGGTCATGGTGTGGATCTACGGAGGGGGATTCACAACCGGgacctcctctctgcccctgtaCAGCGGACTCTTCCTGAGCAGCTTTGAAAATGTGGTCGTGGTTTCCATGAATTACAGGTCAGGACTTGACTTTTGAATTTACGGTGTATCTAGGAGTTGTAGAGTCAGGAGTTATATAGTGAAAATGTTAGAAGGATGTGGCAGAATGAATGATGGTTGGCGGTGGTGACATTATATTAAATTCAATTgtaataaatcaaaatgtttcCTGGAGAGATTTCTGAACCAGGAAAGCACTGAATCCTCTTCACTGTGGTTAAGTGGATGCTCAGAACATAGCTTTAGTAAGCAGCTGAAGTGGACATAAAGCCGTCAAGTGTACCTGAATCACAGATAGGCAGTGTGATATTATTACTTGACTACTTGAAATCAAACTATTCTTTTGATGAGAGGAAATTCTATAGGGTGACTGGCTACATTAACTGGTTGATGCATAGAATGTAGAATCTGTTTGTCTGTCACACGAGTAAACTGGACAAAGAACATAGTCAAACGTAAGTCTCAGTAAGTTCAACAGAGAGTGTCCTTCAAACAGGTAATTCTTAATAAGACAAATCAGTCAATAAACAACTGAGTAATGAATGTCTTATAATATCAGCTAAAATCTCTTCCACTTTGGGAAATCAATGTGGGAAACAGGCTtggaaaataaactcaaaaacgGGTCCCTCAAACTGGGATTAATGCCGATGCAGAATTGCAAAAACGCGAACGACAGTAGTACAAATACATCGCTTCAGTGTCTCTCTTGACTGGTCAACAATTTAGCAAGGACTGAATGAACAGAGGGAGTACACTCggctgggaaaaacagggaggGAGCAAAAGAAGGACCGGAGTAGGCTGGGAAACGGAGCTGGACTGTGGGCtaaacatgaaaacaggcagaactgtgactgTACTCATTGTCATTATGCAAGTGACACataggcttgtcacaataaatactatatcgacttatcgctcAGGACATGTTTAATGGAATaatcatttttggggtcagtatttatcgtaggTACTTTTTCTTAGTACTACTTGGgaagttttttgttatttttcctgttgtatgaatagatttgagctgtggagggttgaataaataagttCAGCTGTTTTTaaccatttgtgtttttaaccaCGAatatttggggggggggggggattttaTTTAAGGGTTACAGTTTCAGTGGCATaatgtagtttcagtattattgcttatcgtctatattttcttcagcaatatatcgtacttcagcAAGCAGTTAGCCTCACAGTTAGAAGGTCCTGGTATCCAAGGcattctgtgtggagtttgcatgttctgcttaTGTCTGTGTTTCCCTTgtcactaaaaacatgtacaataagCTCCCCTTTTGGCCCTGGACTCTCACTGGGACTATCCTACTTAAATAATGCATTAAAACACTGTAACTGGGTTGAAGCACTAACCTTCCCTGTTGCGTACTTTAATAATCGttaccatgtttgtttgtttttttttgttacattgcTGCCATTGCAAATGTGAGTTTTCTGAAaatttttctctttattttttcagactgGGTGCCTTGGGCTTCTTCACTCTTCCCAATCACAGACAAATGACAGGTAATCTTGGCCTGCTGGACCAACAGCTGGCCCTGCGCTGGGTCTCTGAGAACATCGCTGCTTTTGGGGGTGACCCATCTCAGGTAGGCCAGGACTGTAATCACATCTTAAAAGtgcaactaaaactaaaaacagaaacatttgtaCTGAGTGTGTGATTGGGTTGCAGGTGACTATATTCGGAGAAAGTGCTGGGTCAGGATCTGTGGGCTACCAGCTGTTGTCCCCTGGCAGCAAGCATCTTTTTCAGAGAGCTGTAATGCAAAGTGGAAGCCCTAATGCACACTGGGGCAGCGTGAGTCTGGAAACTGCATGGAAGAGGTacatagtagtatagtatagcaTGTAATATGGGAGTACAGCACACTAACATGGgtttagaccatagactgtataaagaagtggactaactgAGTGGGACGTCaccccatagcgttcggctccagtcaaaagaaACTCATTGAGGCTGGCAGTTATAGagacaaatttggagccaagttgcatattaggaattccaaccttgagtatcatagcaaccaaagagccaacctggaatgaggctgttgaaggtaacgccccttcccgcctgcatcactgttttagcagggagcacTTAACGACACTGTCAAGAGAGAATAttccagtgtaaagtgaattggagccagagtgaaaGGATCCGGAAGCgcacctatgatcacttcctatttggaatgcgacggctagcaggctagttatgtccatttatacatacagtctatggcttagACCTAGTTGAGAATTGCTTGGTGTCAGATAGATAATAGAGTCACTTCCATGGTCACTGAAGAAAGtagcttcaacatttgtgaatttaccttcaAGATATTTCTATTGTCAGAATACAATGTAATTAGTTGGGAGAACTGGCTCTCTCCCCCATCTGATAGTATGACATTGTtacattttagaatctgaaaacgaTCCAATAGTCTTAGTCTAGGTCTGGTTTAGCATTAGTTTAGATTTTCTCGTATAGTCCTGCTAAAAtagctggtttagccctagtttagacctggaatattGTTATAATCCTAAAAGTACTTGGAAGATGAGACATTTTTTCTGATTAGGCTTCACATGTGACAGTAAATTCCATTGAGTGGTACAGATATGGTAGGCTGTGTCATATTTACGACACCCACATAAATTAGTGCATTTTAGATACACAATCACACAGATGCTGTATTTTGTTCACACTTGCTCATCTGCATTTTCTCTAGCTAAATGCTATTTTTACTGCTATTATTCTTAAACTGTAATGTTTAAAAGCTATATTTTTAGCTGTAACCTATGCAGCCTTTTGTATATAGTGCACTGATTTAAAAGGAAAATGTCTTGGTGATTATAGTGATATTTTTAAAGAGGCGATATTATGCAGAATCGACTCTTTGGAACTTTCTCCCATGTcacaacattgttccctcatcaaaaacatgctgaaGAGGTTGTATATGtcctccatgcatgtttcagtaatcttgcaATACAATCCTGTCCAGggttccacccacaagcctacgtcacccatactCCTGCACGTCAATTTTCCATACATGTATAAAAGCAtgttacaaaacaatacactacaacttcacaaacctgaaatACACACCAATTGCGTAGTGCAGTGTTGTGtattgctctgaagggggagtgactgcacagagagcaaaggaagggggaactcagagcttcaaaaacaaaattgaaacttATTTACTTTAACTTACCTTACAAACATAATTTTGGTCCTGTTATTATCACCTCTCACTGCTATTTGAATCATCATCGGTGCTAATTGCTACTCATTTTGTCATTCCATCTAGGTCACAAAGCCTGGTCCAGATACTTGGATGTCCACTGTCCCCTACAACCATGATGGAGGCTTGTCTTCAAAAGGTCAAGGTGGAGGACATCGTGAATAAGCAGTTTGATGTGTTGGCCCCGTCCCTCATTACTATTCCATTTCCTCCAGTCATCGATGGGAACTTCATGCCCCACTCAGTCGAAGTAGGTGTCCGTGAGacaacaaccaaaataaaaaaataaaataaaaacatacctttatttcagtgtattttggcttaaaagttacataatgtggctTTAAGGTCAAATATTTAGTATTTTGGGATTATcctgcctggagttgtgtcctAGTGGCAAAAAGTAACATTATTTTAGACATGTCAGTAGCACTTCAAAGATTGAGAGGCTTTTTGCAGTTCTGAATGTCACCGAgacaagtaaaataaataaacaaataagcaAACTGTCTCTCATTCTAACAGGATATGTTGAACAGCCAAAACGTTCCAAAGAAAGACCTCCTCATTGGCCTGAACCAGAATGAGGGGAGTTTCTTCCTCCCGTACGGGGCACCTGGGTTTAGCCTGAATGGGCAGAGCCTCATCTCTAGAGCCCAGTTCCTTGAGGGCATCCCCATCGTCCTCCCTCAAGCGGGTACAGCTGTCAGAGAAGCGGCCATCTTCCAGTACACCGACTGGACTGACGAGAACAATATGACCAAGAACAGAGACCACATGAGCAGCTTGGTGGCAGACTATATGTTTGTTTGCCCAGTCCTGGAATTTATTCAAAAGTGggtacataaaaaataaataaataaatatgtgtgtgtataaagaatatatatataatagaatAACTTGAAAAGTCAGtgaaaccacaaaatgaagtgtAAAATAAttgaaagtttattttattttatttgcagtaTAAAAAGTACATTGTGTAGAGAAGAGTTATTAATGAAACAACTAAATTCTATTGTTATGGTTGTTGCTTTAGGTATTCCCAACATGGGGCCAAGTCCTTCCTGTACTGGTTCGACCACCGCTCTTCAGTCAACCCCTGGCCTGAGTGGATGGGTGTCATGCATGGCTATGAGATCGAGTTCATTTTTGGGATGCCCCTGAATGCATCGCTGGGATACACAAAGAATGAAGTCAACATGACCATGAAGTTTATGAAACATTGGGCGAACTTTGCTAGGACAgggtaaatgaaacaaatgtattCCTTATAGTTGGGGTTAAAGTCGCTGTACCTGTCCTTAAtgatgtgaaaaacaaaactaatgcagtttaaacagtttgtagtgatccaaagttaCGCCTTACTTAACCTCtgcataattattcaccacagtgagtttatgagcacttttcacaacagaaaagtggagtttttctgtgatggtaaagctaaaaacaactagcatgctaaggtgGACTTCATgattctaattagatgcagacagaacataGCGgatgtattttgacctcaagagctgctcatacaatatgtatttgagcaaagtgtgtctttccccagtacagatatgaggaaaaaatcaggtacagaaaCTGATCAAGTgtcagaaacatagagaaagtgtcagcagtcacctccagtctctctctctaaaaccttcaaatcaggctagaaatttaGGGGTAATAATGTACTCatacttgaactttaacaggcacatcaaatcaattacaaagtaaactgtcaaaaccagacttaaagagacttatccatgcatttgtctccagtagtttagactactgtaacagtctgctcactggcctctccaaacaggcgttaagacagctgcagtacatccagaacactgctgctcgggtcctgactaaaaccagtaagtacgagcacataggtcctgtgctcaggtctctgcactggctcctgtggctcatagaatagactttaaagcagctctgcttgtgaacaagtctctccatggcctagcaccaaagtacatatcccacatgttagtgccatatgaaccatctcacactctgaggacttcagggactggcctcctgctggtgcccagagtcaggactaaacatggggaatcagcgtttcagttttatgcagctaaaacctggaagtaTTTttttgagacaggcctctactttgacaatgtttaaatccaggctcaaaacagttctgtttaactgtgcatatgactgaaagggttttactcatctctttaaatacaaatttttacgatgattatttatgttttgatttgttggtattgtgattttaatgtctttcttactctttaaattactttgtgtacgaattgtgttatacaaataaacttgtattgccttacaggacctttaatattttcatgttttggaCAGGAATCCCAGTATTGATGGTGCTGCATGGCCGTCCTACTCAGCAAATAAAATGGAGTATGCCACGTTAAACTACCACCATCCAGAAACAAGAAGTTATTTAAAAGCTCATGAGTGCCGCCTCTGGAGCGCAGTAATACCAGAAATACAAAAACTTTCAGGTAGGtgattgtttttcatttgattattatattttatttcactttaatcaTTCGcctttaaagttgcattatgtaacttttcttatggaGGGTCCACCATCCTCCCCTCTCCACGGAGATGCTCATGTTTTGCCtgcaatgtcccacagtatgagaCAGGTGACTCCATCAGgggaagttacaggtcagatatgtggagaggcaagcccatttACAGTAAACACCTGCTAAATGATTAAAAGCAAGctaaataagtttaataccatatgaTGGAACGTTCCACTTCTTGCAATAGCTTCTAAGAGACAAGAAGGTGTCAGACCCTTGATAAAAGTTAAATAGAGCACCTTTGACACGTATTTGTCATTTTACCTTCTGATAAATTCCTCCCCTTATATTAACCGTTACCCCTATGTTGTCAATAACTATGCTGCATTTCCAAACACTGCCAATACAAGGTTTAAATGACCAAATCCATGTGTGATTGATAGTGATGAAAAAGAACACGTTTTCTGTTCTGAATAAGATTATTTAAGTTATACAATGTAAAATAGCAAGTAATGTGCATTTATCGTGCCACAGATCGTGAACACGTGATGACATTTGCTTGCTAGACGATGACTAAAAGCGCAGATGGATGTGTTCTCTCAAACACGTGGGGTTTGGAGTACGTAGGAGTACTGCGTCACGGAGACCCATAGAGGCGGGTTGTCTTGTTTAGCCTGAGAAGGAAAAAGTATCCTGGCttcccctcctccaccctctctaTCTtgctatctctctatctatctttggtctctctcaccttttttcGGACTATGCCTGTTTTGGAGAGCTGTGGGAGGAGATGGGGAGTTAAGTCAACTCTAAATATTATTGCTCAGGCCCTCCTCTGCACTGACGTTTCACACACTTTCAAGTTATACCCGGAATATGTAATCATGTGTCATCtttactaccactattacttccAAGAACAGTTGTCCTTCATAGAAAGCTTTAAGTTAATACGACAATCCACAAATAAATTGATATAGAGATCGTccgatatgttgttttttgttttttcatgagcGATGTCAATACTAATATAACATTAGAGAGTTGTGTAATCACATTTTGTGCTAAACTATTCAAATGTGTACTCTTTAAGCAGCAGGTTCATCCCTAAAAAAAATCAGCCTCTGTTGGAGATTGAAGGACGATAcctgatatgctaaaaagtgcaaaaataggCCCAATCTATATCTAATTGATATTTTTATATGTGTAAATGTTATTTGGtactactttataataactacaccttaattagcctcataaaatatgaacaaagattaaattcataatgaacaaatactttattaataATTATGTTGGCTTAGTAATTACTTGATAAAGGTGTTAGAGCTAGAGATATTAAGTAGTTAATTAAAGGTgccatattacgcaaaattgactcttgtgagattttagccattttaaaatgttgttacctcatccaaaacatacctggagttgtgttttgtttcgttctacatctccaaaactcaaaaagctctgttccaccttgtgatgtcatgtagtgttagttttaaagataacaaaaacaaacagttcagtagagattggtcaTTTTTGCGCTGAAAtcagccaaatgattctagtgaaggtgtatggagtttaaaaacacattgaagcacttcctgtattacctcatgacatcacaaagtggaacagagcgttttttgtttgtagaactcagtttaaatatgcagggtttgtgtgataaacatgtgtgaatgaaacaaaacacaactccaggtatgtttgtgatggggaaacaacatttaacagatcagaaaatagtgtaatatgggccctttaaggtaatatgtagttattataatatGTAGATAAAACGATTAAATCTTATACAATGTTTCAAATTAATTTTcgtgtttctttttcttggcAGATGAGCTGATGGGATGCTCAGATGGGAATGTACTACGCTCCAGTCTTGTGCCCTTACTCCTTCTATTGGTGGCGTCTGTAATATTTCAACTATGAACTGTTTGAAAAGGCATTTTTGCACCAACAAAGGACTTTAAAGGAAAGCAATGGTGGACACTCACTTTGTAGTTTTGTAATTCTGGACTCTTTTTTACACGCAACAATTAATTAACTGCTCTCGTTGAAGTTAATTGAACTAGTAGTTGAAGTGGTGCTTGactatacaaaaatgtatttttacctcTTTGTTACCACTTTGTTTATAAATTGCATTGAAACTGAAGATCTCCTTGAAAAGTAATTACCCATTTAACAATTTACAAAACATCAGGTATCTAGCAATTTTGTACTGGGTTATGACATAATCAAATATATGTGttaaatgaatcaaaatgtgtctcttgtgggatgtttttaagatgtgtcattgtaattttttattatttaatccaGTTTAAATGGGATCTTTGTGGCAGTTTCTCCAAGTGAGTTGTTTTgctgaatttaaaacccattagCAACCTGAAACAACTTGAACATTGTATTGGCACTTGTTAGTTCAGTAAGACTTCCTGCTCTTATCATTTCTGGGCAGCGGCAgtacatatgtttgttttttttttgttgacagTTGGTTGACTGCAGTTCCACCTATTCACTACTTCAAGAGACTAGAGTAGTGAGAACCAGTTCAAGGAATACTGTTCGAAGTCATTTTTCAACACAGTACATGGTTTAAGAATAACACAGTGTTTCCGGGTGGAAAGCCATTTCCTTTGAATGGCTGCTCGGGGCCCAAGGAAACTCTTGCAGCCTCGCAGTCGGTCCCTGCATATCCTGAAGCTGTACAAATGAGAAGGAGCATAAACAGCATTGTTAAGGAAACTGTAGGTAGACTGCGCTCTTctagttttaaaaaaggtattataatcacaactgaaccgtgttgccagtgcctaaaccccagacacatacatacatacgtt
This Periophthalmus magnuspinnatus isolate fPerMag1 chromosome 13, fPerMag1.2.pri, whole genome shotgun sequence DNA region includes the following protein-coding sequences:
- the LOC117379729 gene encoding acetylcholinesterase-like isoform X1 produces the protein MASPLCTLTALFLLLLSSLSTSFSDSDTLRVQTKNGVVRGIIQSHPVPGIHGNASVRAFLGIPFAKPPLGPLRFKPPQPAEKWTKDLEAFSYSNSCYQLPDTTFPGFHGSEMWNPNTPLSEDCLYLNVWTPRVKTSQPQPLAPVMVWIYGGGFTTGTSSLPLYSGLFLSSFENVVVVSMNYRLGALGFFTLPNHRQMTGNLGLLDQQLALRWVSENIAAFGGDPSQVTIFGESAGSGSVGYQLLSPGSKHLFQRAVMQSGSPNAHWGSVSLETAWKRSQSLVQILGCPLSPTTMMEACLQKVKVEDIVNKQFDVLAPSLITIPFPPVIDGNFMPHSVEDMLNSQNVPKKDLLIGLNQNEGSFFLPYGAPGFSLNGQSLISRAQFLEGIPIVLPQAGTAVREAAIFQYTDWTDENNMTKNRDHMSSLVADYMFVCPVLEFIQKYSQHGAKSFLYWFDHRSSVNPWPEWMGVMHGYEIEFIFGMPLNASLGYTKNEVNMTMKFMKHWANFARTGNPSIDGAAWPSYSANKMEYATLNYHHPETRSYLKAHECRLWSAVIPEIQKLSDELMGCSDGNVLRSSLVPLLLLLVASVIFQL
- the LOC117379729 gene encoding acetylcholinesterase-like isoform X2, translated to MWNPNTPLSEDCLYLNVWTPRVKTSQPQPLAPVMVWIYGGGFTTGTSSLPLYSGLFLSSFENVVVVSMNYRLGALGFFTLPNHRQMTGNLGLLDQQLALRWVSENIAAFGGDPSQVTIFGESAGSGSVGYQLLSPGSKHLFQRAVMQSGSPNAHWGSVSLETAWKRSQSLVQILGCPLSPTTMMEACLQKVKVEDIVNKQFDVLAPSLITIPFPPVIDGNFMPHSVEDMLNSQNVPKKDLLIGLNQNEGSFFLPYGAPGFSLNGQSLISRAQFLEGIPIVLPQAGTAVREAAIFQYTDWTDENNMTKNRDHMSSLVADYMFVCPVLEFIQKYSQHGAKSFLYWFDHRSSVNPWPEWMGVMHGYEIEFIFGMPLNASLGYTKNEVNMTMKFMKHWANFARTGNPSIDGAAWPSYSANKMEYATLNYHHPETRSYLKAHECRLWSAVIPEIQKLSDELMGCSDGNVLRSSLVPLLLLLVASVIFQL